From a single Lolium rigidum isolate FL_2022 chromosome 7, APGP_CSIRO_Lrig_0.1, whole genome shotgun sequence genomic region:
- the LOC124671858 gene encoding phenolic glucoside malonyltransferase 2-like, producing the protein MSPVRIIDTSYVNVPAATTPPPEPIKLTAMEAPWVVFPVLQHVLLFEGADMPTFDTILHSLRSSLAVTVGSFAPLAGKLVHLKDTGDVAISCSASDTVKFVVAESDTDIRRLVSDEEPDLPVLEQLVADVDMSKLPTHVLAVQATRFEGGVAVGVTVHHAVADGRSLWTFVEAWATACRGETPAATPTFDRSLVKLPGGEELARSIFRKLAPNLPLATSPSFLEEDRARFTRRTFTLDKHYIQRLKQHIVHLSEAHDVPLTRPPSTYVAVTALAWTCFARCKPFAMDDDLLLYFLADVRDRLSPPVDAAYIGVCLTGCLAIIPTRELHGACALVAGALAIQNEIRRMTEDPTNRRDYLNLIKGSWDRVMNVSGSSGFRAYEIADFGWGKPRRTEPIRMNHDGQLALMRGRDGDGVQVSVSLLHRPEMDHFKSVFLDLAGLS; encoded by the exons ATGTCTCCGGTGAGAATTATTGACACGAGCTATGTGAATGTGCCGGCAGCCACCACGCCGCCACCAGAGCCGATCAAGCTCACCGCCATGGAGGCACCGTGGGTCGTCTTCCCAGTGCTGCAGCACGTCCTGCTCTTTGAGGGTGCGGACATGCCAACCTTCGACACTATTCTCCACTCTCTCCGGTCCTCCCTTGCGGTGACAGTTGGTAGCTTCGCGCCGCTTGCCGGCAAGCTCGTCCACCTCAAGGACACAGGTGACGTGGCCATCAGCTGCTCCGCCTCGGACACCGTCAAGTTCGTCGTGGCGGAGTCTGATACCGACATTCGCCGCCTCGTCAGCGACGAGGAACCCGACCTGCCCGTGCTCGAGCAGCTCGTCGCGGATGTGGACATGAGCAAGCTGCCAACCCACGTGCTGGCCGTGCAGGCCACACGCTTCGAGGGCGGCGTGGCGGTCGGGGTGACGGTGCACCACGCCGTCGCCGATGGGCGGTCGCTGTGGACGTTCGTGGAGGCGTGGGCTACGGCGTGCCGAGGCGAGACGCCGGCGGCGACACCTACCTTCGACCGGTCGCTCGTCAAGCTGCCCGGTGGCGAAGAGCTGGCCAGGAGCATTTTCCGGAAGCTGGCGCCGAACCTGCCTTTG GCGACATCGCCGTCGTTTTTGGAAGAAGACCGCGCGCGGTTCACCCGCCGGACATTCACATTGGACAAGCATTATATCCAACGCCTCAAGCAGCACATAGTCCATCTCAGCGAAGCCCATGACGTACCTCTGACACGCCCTCCGTCCACCTACGTCGCCGTCACCGCGCTCGCCTGGACATGCTTTGCTCGGTGCAAGCCGTTTGCCATGGACGACGACTTGCTCctctacttcctcgccgacgtcCGCGACCGCCTCAGCCCTCCTGTCGACGCGGCGTACATCGGTGTGTGCCTCACCGGGTGCCTCGCGATCATCCCCACGAGGGAGCTCCACGGCGCGTGCGCTCTGGTGGCTGGGGCGTTGGCGATCCAAAACGAGATCCGCAGGATGACCGAAGACCCTACCAATAGGCGGGATTACCTAAACCTGATCAAGGGCTCATGGGACCGGGTGATGAATGTGTCGGGCTCGTCGGGATTCAGGGCATACGAGATCGCCGACTTTGGGTGGGGAAAGCCGAGGCGAACGGAACCGATCAGGATGAACCACGACGGTCAGTTGGCCCTGATGCGTGGAAGGGACGGCGACGGAGTACAGGTATCCGTGTCACTGCTCCATCGGCCGGAAATGGACCACTTCAAGTCTGTGTTCCTCGACCTAGCAGGGTTAAGTTAG